ACGGGCCGCTGTCCCCCAAGGTGAACAGCCGCGTTGATGCTGGTTGGGAGAATCGGTGGTCTGAGGTTCGGTGGGAATCCATGTGCGAAATATTGCCAAATTCTCAATATCTTAGAGTGCTCACCAGGCCACGAGCGGTCTCCCTCTTGACTTCCAAGCGGACCGATTTATTTACCGGGTCGATGCTGATGCTGGACCAGATGGAGAGGGACCGGGTAGGAATCTGGAAGAGCAGCGGCGGCCGGTGCGGCCCCGGCTCGTCCCAGGCCTAGCCCCCAATCCATCACCGTCAACCTTAACCTATCGATGACCTCTCTGGTGAGAGGAGGAGGAGAGCTATGACCACGTATCTGCCCGCATTGATGTCGTCGATCGGTCAGGAATCCTTCGATCGGCAAATCGACCGGATGTTCGATGAAGCGGTACGCTCCTTCGGCATGGCACGGACTGCCTGGGCGCCGGCATGCAATGCCTGGGAGGACGATCACGGGTTCTATGTGCAGGTGGCGCTGCCGGGGTGGGAGGCCAAGGACGTGTCGATCGAAGTCGAAAACCGGGTGCTCACCGTGAAGGGCGAGCGGAAGGACGAGGAGACGCCGGGCCGGACCGTGCATGTGTGGGAAGTCACCGGCGATCAGTTCGTGCGGAGTTTCCGGCTGCCGACCTTTATCGATCACAACAAGGCGTCAGCCTCTCATAAGAACGGATTGTTGACGATCACGTTCCCCAAGCTGGAAGAGGCCAAGCCCAGGCGCATTGCGATCGCGGCCGAGTAAGGGCCGCCCGGTTCGGTGACTCGATCGCAAGGTGCCGAACGGGTGACCTCAGGTTCTTATGCGCCCTCGCCCTCCCGCCTCTGGGTGACCGGTCTTCCGTGAGGCCTCATCGATTTCCACCGTCGGTGAGGCCTTCTTACCCGCGGGGCGAGTCGAGAGGGTGATTTCCGATCAACCAAGACAAGCCGATCAACTCCATATGCCTGATCGGCGGTTCGGCGTGTCGGGGCGACCGGCTCCGCTTTCCGAACGAGGAAGGCGCGACGGGTCCGCCTATGCCGCGCTCCGGCATCGGCATTGCGGCCGGAGCCGTATTGAGTCGAGTGGGAAGGGGAGCACGATGAACGGTGCGAAATGGACAGAACGGATCAAAACGTGGAAGAGCTGGTCCACTGGCGCCGGCAACCAAGCGCAGGGAGATCCGAAGGTGTTGCAAGAAGCCCTGTCAT
The DNA window shown above is from Nitrospira tepida and carries:
- a CDS encoding Hsp20/alpha crystallin family protein; amino-acid sequence: MTTYLPALMSSIGQESFDRQIDRMFDEAVRSFGMARTAWAPACNAWEDDHGFYVQVALPGWEAKDVSIEVENRVLTVKGERKDEETPGRTVHVWEVTGDQFVRSFRLPTFIDHNKASASHKNGLLTITFPKLEEAKPRRIAIAAE